From the Equus quagga isolate Etosha38 chromosome 16, UCLA_HA_Equagga_1.0, whole genome shotgun sequence genome, one window contains:
- the HAS2 gene encoding hyaluronan synthase 2, with protein MHCERFICILRIIGTTLFGVSLLLGITAAYIVGYQFIQTDNYYFSFGLYGAFLASHLIIQSLFAFLEHRKMKKSLETPIKLNKTVALCIAAYQEDPDYLRKCLQSVKRLTYPGIKVVMVIDGNSEDDLYMMDIFSEVMGRDKSATYIWKNNFHEKGPGETDESHKESSQHVTQLVLSNKSICIMQKWGGKREVMYTAFRALGRSVDYVQVCDSDTMLDPASSVEMVKVLEEDPMVGGVGGDVQILNKYDSWISFLSSVRYWMAFNIERACQSYFGCVQCISGPLGMYRNSLLHEFVEDWYNQEFMGSQCSFGDDRHLTNRVLSLGYATKYTARSKCLTETPIEYLRWLNQQTRWSKSYFREWLYNAMWFHKHHLWMTYEAVITGFFPFFLIATVIQLFYRGKIWNILLFLLTVQLVGLIKSSFASCLRGNIVMVFMSLYSVLYMSSLLPAKMFAIATINKAGWGTSGRKTIVVNFIGLIPVSVWFTILLGGVIFTIYMESKKPFSESKQTVLIVGTLLYACYWVMLLTLYVVLINKCGRRKKGQQYDMVLDV; from the exons ATGCATTGTGAGAGGTTTATATGTATCCTGAGAATAATTGGAACCACACTTTTTGGAGTCTCTCTCCTCCTTGGAATCACAGCTGCTTATATTGTTGGCTACCAATTTATCCAAACAGATAATTACTATTTCTCTTTTGGACTATATGGTGCCTTTTTAGCATCACACCTCATCATCCAAAGCCTGTTTGCCTTTTTGGAGCATCGAAAAATGAAAAAATCCCTAGAAACCCCCATTAAGTTGAACAAAACTGTTGCTCTTTGCATCGCTGCATATCAAGAAGATCCAGACTACTTACGGAAATGCTTGCAATCTGTGAAAAGGCTAACCTACCCTGGGATTAAAGTTGTCATGGTCATAGATGGGAACTCAGAAGATGATCTTTACATGATGGACATCTTCAGTGAAGTCATGGGCAGGGACAAATCAGCCACTTACATCTGGAAGAACAACTTCCATGAGAAGGGTCCTGGTGAGACGGATGAGTCACATAAAGAAAGCTCTCAACATGTTACCCAATTGGTCTTGTCCAACAAAAGTATTTGCATCATGCAAAAATGGGGTGGAAAAAGAGAAGTCATGTACACGGCCTTCAGAGCACTGGGACGAAGTGTGGATTATGTGCAG GTTTGTGATTCAGATACCATGCTTGACCCTGCCTCATCTGTGGAGATGGTAAAAGTTTTAGAAGAAGACCCCATGGTTGGAGGTGTCGGAGGAGATGTCCAG ATTTTAAACAAGTATGATTCCTGGATCTCCTTCCTCAGCAGTGTGAGATACTGGATGGCTTTTAACATAGAAAGAGCCTGTCAGTCTTATTTTGGGTGCGTCCAGTGCATTAGTGGACCCCTGGGAATGTACAGAAACTCCTTGCTGCATGAATTCGTAGAAGACTGGTACAATCAGGAATTTATGGGCAGCCAATGCAGTTTTGGCGATGACCGGCATCTAACGAACCGAGTGCTGAGTCTGGGTTATGCAACAAAATACACAGCTCGATCCAAGTGCCTTACTGAAACACCTATAGAATATCTCAGATGGTTAAACCAGCAGACCCGTTGGAGCAAGTCCTACTTCCGAGAGTGGCTGTACAATGCGATGTGGTTTCATAAACATCACTTGTGGATGACCTACGAAGCGGTTATCACtggattcttccctttctttctcattgCCACAGTAATCCAGCTCTTCTACCGGGGTAAAATTTGGAATATCCTCCTCTTCTTGTTAACAGTCCAGTTAGTAGGTCTCATAAAGTCTTCCTTTGCCAGCTGCCTTAGAGGAAACATCGTCATGGTCTTCATGTCCCTCTACTCAGTGTTATACATGTCAAGTTTACTGCCCGCCAAAATGTTTGCAATTGCCACGATAAACAAAGCTGGGTGGGGCACATCTGGAAGGAAAACCATTGTTGTTAATTTCATAGGACTCATTCCAGTATCAGTGTGGTTTACAATCCTCCTGGGTGGAGTCATTTTCACCatttatatggaatctaaaaagccaTTCTCAGAATCCAAACAGACAGTTCTAATCGTTGGAACGTTGCTCTATGCATGCTATTGGGTCATGCTTTTGACGCTGTACGTGGTTCTCATCAACAAATGTGGCAGGCGGAAGAAGGGACAACAGTATGACATGGTGCTTGATGTATGA